Below is a window of Xiphophorus couchianus chromosome 1, X_couchianus-1.0, whole genome shotgun sequence DNA.
CAGGAGTTTGGATTTAGTGTGAAGCCCCCTCTTTGTTATCAGTGGCCTCCATCTAcctacaaattaaaacattttctcagggtgcatttttaattttagattcaAGTTGcttatgaaagaaaaaggagtaaatggagtaaaatgtctaaaaaatgaaacatttcatcagTCTGACTACTCCGCCTGCGTTTATTAAACGATTACCTGTTGGATTTAGGTAGGCAGGGCTTAAAGGTGTGTCTGCATTTATATGTGATTTTGCTTCCATTGTGTTTTTAACTAtgaattttcagttttgtttaacacagaaaaaccgtttgctttttaaatgtcaccTATATCAGAACATTTCATCCCATTTTagctctgaatatttttatgtctcCGGTAAACTTTGGGCACACAGAGGACCCATTCATACATTCCCCAGCCCTGTGAGAGCATCTAGGGTTTCAGCTCGCACCTCCTCCCTGCACCGTCTTCAAACCGCACTGAGGGTCTGAACATGTGACCAGCCCGCATCGATCCTGCTTGGAGCTGTTTGTGCTCCGCTGGTAGAGAAGTTAAACACTAAACAGTGCAGCAGTTGATGCTCGTAGCTTGGGTTATGGATGATTAAGAGGCAGCCAACCGCTGGAAAGCTGTACACCTGAGAGGAAGTCAACACTGAAAATGCTGTAAAAGAAATCTAacttttttacctttttttttcttgttgtcaGGGGAAACCAGGACCTCCTGGGTTGCCAGGGAAAGCTGTAAGTAATCCAGTCATTACGACAAACTGGAAGGAcacaaaaggttttatttagagaTGTAACATTTTCATGTTCCTTTGCAATaagttaaaatcatttttaaaaactatttaaaggcttttattcagattttcctGAAATCTGagcatttttacagttttacaccATGAATCCTATTAATGCAGTcctaatgtaaatataaaaacgtTATTGATTTAAAGGGTGTGTAGAGATAAGTCTTAATACAAAGAAAAGTTGCCATTTCTCCAAGAGATTATGTTAAGAAGGGccaattatattattatttattattactgggaacaaatttatcatgtgatttaTTGCACTAACAATAAACTCGAAGGTGAGGAGACAGAGTAAGTCAAAAAACTACTTAATATATTTTGCTAAAgtaaaaagttatcaaaacatgcaagagtaaaaaatatatttggtaaaaaggttGCAGAAGTACTGAGTGTTTGCTAATAGCATCTGATGCTACAATGATCAGGTataatacaaactaaaataaagaataaattattacaaatgaacaaattcaGGTCAGAGAAACGCACATTTCCTAATCTCACTTATCCACAACATAAAGCATCTGAAACCAATAATTACGATATCGGTACGTCAGAATAATGCAAAGTACTACCAGTGACAATATACACCATTTACCTGACCTCCAAGTAGCAGAGGCTTATTAATAGGAAATCAAATTAGAACAGTAAAGTTTGTGTAGAAACAAGAAACCCCACTTTGACATGAAATGGTGCATTTTTGGTTAAAGCATCTTTGTCATTGAGTGAAGTTACTAGAGGTAAAGGACCAGTTTGAAACAGTACCTGAGTCGCAgtacttaaaaatattattagacaaggagaaattaaaagtacagtgtagtacAATTACTCTGACAGACTGAAAGCatttgtaaaactcaaaaaaactGACTGACGTTGTTGCTGTTTGAAACTGTTTCTACCACAAATGGTTCAAGCATTTGCAAATATCATCCATTGTCTAGATCTGCTTGTTGTTGTAAGGTCAGAAGGGGCTGGTGCCAGTTTCCAGCAGTCATTAGGACAGGCGGGTTCAGCCTGGACAGTTCAAAGTTCATCGCAGggcagaacatgcaaactccatgcagaaagatcaAGAACCTTCCTGCTACAGAGCAACAGTGCTGAGTAACTGCAATCCATCAATAACATATGAAAACATGATTGGACGCAACAGCTGCCAACTGCTTAATGACGCAGTTGTACTCGGGTTGCCTCTCTAAAAGAGATTCTTTTAATTGTTATTGTattaaatacttcaaaatataataaatttgaTCTTTATATTGTTCATCTCTAAATTCTGCCTATGTTGCAGCAGTAAACTAAAACACAGTGacaaaaagcacttttttaaagttctcaGGATTATTCAGCtgcacacaaaaacactttatttgtttgcattttgaaaatgtacgCATTAATCTGCCTGGAAAAGGCTTTATTAAATTTCTCTTGGATCGTTTGCAGGGCCCAAAAGGGAAAGCAGGAATACCAGGAGGACCAGGAAAATCAGGTCTGCCAGGACTTCCAGGAATTGATGTAAGGGTCCAAAATCCTCAGGTCTTACAGAAATATCAACCTTACACAAGAAAGCTGTAGGTTGTTGAGGTTATCTAAAAGAAGGAACAAGTAATGATGCTGCTATACATCTCTAGGGCTTGACCGGTCCTGATGGTCCTGCTGGCAGAGACGGACCCCCGGGGGAAGCAGTGAGTGCATCTTCTGAACCTCTCACATGTTTTAAGGTTCCATTAGAAGATTTTACCCTTTCCAGCATAAACCAGCTGAAGTCAGCAACCACCAGGATCCATCAGGACCCTGCAggttgttctggttctgttaaaCCCAGAGGCTTTAACAGGCACAAGGCCTCTGCTCTCTGTCACCATAAATTTGTCTAATTGGCTCAACTTCTTGgttaggaatatttttaatgagggaTCAGGATGAGGTAAAATTTTCTGCTTCTCCCTAATCCGGCCTGGAATCTGACCCATTtctcgcaaaaaaaaaaaaagtagaagatATGAACTGCTTTtctaaaggaaacaacaaataaactctGAATGGTCATTAAGACAACATCCTGTAATTTAACAAGACTTGTAGTTTTCACAATTCATCAGATTTATGAAATATCAGAGAATCAGTGACTACTGCCCCCTCCCAGCTAATTAGCAGACTTAATGAGGAAGCCAGCTTTAACTCATGTCGCTAATTACACAGATAGCCACATTGTGATGGCTGGCTCTGAGTGATTACGGGTAACGCAAAGTTTAGATGCCATACAGATTTATGAGGATtagatacaaaataaatgttgttgaacatttgttttaagttttcatcCAAAATGAAGAACAGAAAGGCCTTCAAAATATGGCAAGTTATTGGAAGTTAAGTTAGGTTATATGTTAATAAGTCTAACcaagcagtttttaaatttctaaacCTAATTGTAGAGGAAATGTTCAAATCAACAGCAACTAGGAAGTGTGATGAGCAGCTGCTCCAGCAACTGATGAGTTCATTGACTATTTCTACTTTCAACCAGAAATCCCCCTTATTTATAACACACTACAATGACAATCAGTTTTTTATAAACCTTTTCACAAATTTAAGTGGGCTGTGTTGACCTCAAGCTAAGCTAGGATACAGCTAACAAACTTGTATTTCAATAATTCCATCATTTTTTacctaaaattattattttgtgacaaCACTTATGTAGTCTATGTACATTTATgtaaagtgctgtgaaaaagtatttgcctccttacatatttcttcttcttgtttgctttttttggtcaCACTTTATCGTCTCATATTATCAAATACATGATATATGTGGTGAAAATAAAGTATCTGAACCGACATGTCAAAATGATTCCTTTCCCGTGGTTAAACTAAAAACCGATTGTTTTAATCACATTTCCAGGAGTTCAGTTTCACGAGCcacacaaagtcaaaatttttgCCACCTAAACAGAAACAGTATGAAGTAGGCTAGACATCTCAAAGAGCAACATATCATGTCTCAGTCTACACAAATTCAAGACCAGAAACAAAATCATTGACATGTATGAGTCTGGAAAGGATTACAAAGTCATTTCTGAGGCTTTAGGTTTTAAAGTGAACCACTATGAGAACCATTATCCAAAATGGAGAACAATGGGACAGATGTGACACGTCCTCGGAGTGAACAGTTGACCAAAATGTCTCCAAGAGAGCTTCAACAGCTCATCCAGAGGGTCACAAAGACCCCAGATCAACGTCTAAAGCGCTGCAGGCCTCATTTGCTACAGTTAAAGTCAATGTTCATGATTCAACTAttagaaaacacaaagcatttCAGGAAAAGAACATCAGACCTACAGTCAAACGTGACAGTTGTAGCGCGTTGGACTGGTTTGCAGCTTCAGGATCTGGAGGACATTGAGATCTGCTTCCTACCAGACATCAGGAAACCCTGCAGGAGAAAATCCAGCCATCAGTTTGGGACCTTAAGTTCAAATTCTCTCAGATTATTCAGCAGGACGATTTCCCAGATCACACCAGCATGTCTACTGCTGAATGGCTAACAATGCATCATGTATTAAGAGGATGTATTGTACAGaaggagtaaaaaaatattatatttataaagctactctaaaagagaaaaaaaaatccaaggaTCTACATTCAAAgatataaacacacaaaagcagGGAATTCAACAATTAAAACCCTAAAATTCATTggagaaacatgcaaaaaaagaagcacaaatcCTGATAACAGGATGTTTTTGGAAGAGAAAAAGTGGACTCAACCAAACATAACTGGATCCAGGTCCTGAAAAAGCTTCATTCCTTTAGTTATCAGTGTTATGCAGAAAATCACTaacaattttagattttcagaACCAACAGAGGAAAAGATTAGCTGCACCATACAATTCACTGCTTCATATGAGAACTAATGGTGCcaatttttgcagttttcactGTAAACCAAATGGATTTGTCAGTGATTTTCTCTTGTTGGCTACAGGGTGAAGCTGGACCTCCGGGGCCACCTGGACCTCCTGTAAGCAATCACACACACTTCACACCTACAGCAGATGTTTCTCTTTGAGTACTCTTACATGAAGCTGCTTCAGGGAAACACTGGATATGTTCATGCTGTGAAAATCATCTCTAAACACACCACCAGATGAAGAGGACACACATGATGCTGTTTCCCCTTCAGTATCTGAAGCTGACATctaatttataacaaaaaaaacccccactgAAATTCAAAACACTCTAGCTGCAGGGTAAAAGCTATATAACggatgttgtttttgtcagtaaaATCCAGGTTCTTGGTGTGACTTAATTTGTCTTCTTGTGTCTTCCGTAGGGCAGGGGGAGACCAGGAGCCCCAGTGagtgaacattttctttcaaacaatGTCATTACGTTTTCTGATTGCACCCTGGGAGCTTGTGTTTGTTGCACTCTGATGGCTTCAACACAAACACTTTTGTTTGTAGGGATTACCTGGGACCAATGGGTTGCCGGGCGGAGTCGGACCTCAGGGAGCAGCAGTGAGTCCGTCTCATATATATAGTTAAGGATATTTCAGAAGGTCATAATTACGCTTAATTCTCTGTGGAAGGATTTCTATTAAAGAAGAGGCTATTTTCAGTGTAAAGGTGCAGAAAAGTGATGATTATGGTGCTTTACAAATGTATAAATCTGACCTGTTTCACACCATCAGTACGTTATaattggattttatgtaatagaccaacataaaTCAATGCACAAATGTGAAAAGGATGGAAGAGGGTAAATCgcttacagatttttttgtaaatagaaATCTGAGGTGTGATATGCATTCAACCCCCATTAATCTGATGCCTCTAAGCAGGAATCAGATAAGCAGAGTCCATGTCTGTATAAAGATATCTGTTCTGTGAAAGTCTTAGAGGTTTGTTAGGGAACATTAATCAATAGTCAGCTTCATTAAGGCAAAGAAACACAtcaagttgtggagaagtttaaaataGGGTTAGGTCATCCCAAGCTTTAAACATATCAATCAATcatcttaaaaaaatcaaactatgGCACAACTACAAGCCAACTAAAACATGTCTGTTCAAGAGCAAGAAGAGCATCAATCAGAACTTcttggtaactctggaggagctgcagagattcacagcttaGGTTGAAGAATCACTGACAGGACAACTTTTAGGCTTTAACTTCACAACAACAGACAGAACGAAAACAAACAGGCTGCCTCTGACAGAAAATCTTGCTAAAGGCTAAAGACCTGAATGTTGGTAGAGATGCATAATATAACAGTGGTAACGGTTGATATTAGTCATCACTTAACATATTGATAtctgtttgataaataaaactgtgacgATATTAATAacccatatttatttttatctcgtTGCCATTTGCTTCTTAATGGGGGGGAGGAGACTGGTCATGTGACATTGATAGTGATGGAGCTCAGGATTTTGGAGAAAAAGTACTGAAAGGCTAATCAAATTCATTAGCTGTATATAATGTTGGTAAATATCGGACATCGGCCCAAATTTTAATTTCGGTTAATGGTTAAAAATTGGTCGTAGGATTACCTCCAAGAAGGAGAGTGATCCTGAATATTCATCTGCAGCTGCAATGGAatggtttgaatacttttgcaaggcactgtaatcATCTTTATTGTGTCAAACTACCGAATGTTACtgtaagatttattttagaGGTGGACCTTAAGCTTTGCACCAAAGTGAGATTAAATCAGGTTGAATTAAAGATAAAGAGTCAggacttttatgttttaatcagAGCTGCTGAAAACGTGCCTTTATAATCTGTTAGGGTCCAGAGGGTCTTCCAGGACTTCCAGGACCTTCTGGCCCTGATGGACCCCCGGTAAGTGCAGTTATCATCACATTctatctgctgctgcttccagcTGGTGGCTAAATGGGAACCAAACAATACAGTGATGCAGGAAATGAAATAGATGTGATCTGTGCATTTTTCCCTCCATCAGGGGCTTCCTGGCTCTCTTCAAGATCTTAATGGTGACCTTCTGGTAAGATGTCTGCAATGCACACCTCAAATTCTgtaatctgaaaatgtgtttttcaaactgAGAATGCATCATGTCTCTGTCATCTTCAGTGTCCTGCTATCTGTCCTCCTGGTCCCCCCGGCCCACCCGGGATGCCAGGATTTAaggtaaaaatgtcatttaatcatttatttcaaatagacaataaaaagtaaaaccaagaaCAAGACAAATAGTAATGCCAATTAACATGCAATTTGacacatgttttcaaaaaggagcaggtagaagataAAAGATGCTATTATTTTCTGCCCTACTCATCCATAAACGTACCACACCAGTTAAACTCTTAAAGGATTTCCACATTAAATGACGCATAAACCTCACATTCCCATCATTGACTGTACAATTAATGCCCATTATTAACATCAACAACAGCAATTTTGGCCTTTGAGACACCCATCCTATACAACATATGCTCCAATCAGttcatttttgcagttttctaagcttgtttatatttgtatttttatgtttgagccCATAATTTAGTCCATTCCATAGAGTTACCTCACATACTGATATATGAAAATtcgttttgaacattttaaaacttccatttgtgtttctactgcttctaaaagcagCCAAGGTGCTTAAAAAAACCTACCAACCCCGTTTTTGCctatatgtttatgtttttttggtgtctggaaaatgacccatttcaaaaacagccagaatgtaacgtcacaaatcagcaggtactcacctagcaaccccatcTGAGGCCAATGCGTTACCTAGCAGCCTTAGTGAAGCCCAGTGCATTACCTaacaacccaagcagagcttcaaaatatttggtcagctggttttactgctgtataatggctactggaaaagcaagtgttttgttgctgacttaGCAtgcagaaaccacttgctgctttcttgttttttgtggaGGAGGCTctactgcttttcaaagatgcacagTTGTatctgcatctgtttgcagccattttcatgtgcgagtgtaaatgctgatttgggggcgtggccagcagcagattctttggatttaaagtgacaagaggccgtaaaacagctcattttgaAAGGAGCTACAACTAGGCGGATGTGAGCAAAATAGAATCTTATTGTGCACGAataaatttgtgcaaaaatgtaaagaacatGCTTTGTTTCGATCTATCCAACCTGTATAAGGAAGCATAATAAGGACCTTTAAATTATAACCGCCCTCTTTGtgtcaacacatttttttttatattgtgtggaagttgaaggtttttttctttgaacataCATTGTATAGTTTTGAATTTTACAAGGTCACataatttcagtatatttaaaaaataatgaaattgcATGTTCCCAATTTCCCACTTTATGTATTACTCtgattgcttttgttttgtgttgtttacagCAGCTGTAAgtttgctttgtatgaattgcTCCAACAATTTATTTCTAGCTGTTTGGTTTTAAACACTGCCGCTCCAAGTCAACTAACCTGCTTCTTCCTATTCATGCTTCACCACACAGGGACACACTGGACACAAAGGAGACAAAGGAGAGCCCGGAAAAAATGGAGagaaggtgaactgaacatgtGAGACAAGTAAATCAGCTGTTATTTATGAGACTTACCTGACGGTGGTTTTAAGTGTTCGCTGTCGTCTCCAGGGGGATTCTGGTCCACCGGGACAGCCGGGTGTTCCAGGAACTGTTGGTCTGCAGGTGAAAATTTGTCTCATTACTGGATATTATACCAAATTTGATCAACTATTTAATCCTCAATGCCTGTTTTCATGGTTCATTCATGGTGTGTTTCAGGGCCCTCGTGGTCTGAGGGGTCTACAGGGCTCAATGGGATCTGCAGGGGACAGAGTAAGCATCTTTACAGCAGGATCCCTCCTTCCTGCCTCATTTTCACTTTCAGCCCCTCTATAAGAATCAGACAGGTCTGGAGGCTTTGTTTGACTTCAGCTTCCTCTGTTTGTCTCCAGGGCTTCCCGGGTTTCAGAGGCAAACCTGGCATAGCTGGAATCATCGGCAAGACAGTGAGTCACTCctggtttgtttcattttttatcacAGTGACTGTGTTTCTTGGTAGTTCACAGTGAGAATGGATGGCTGGTCAAAGCATAGCTGGGTGTGTTTCATCTGATGTCTGCAGGGCGACGTTGGGGAGAAAGGACCGCAGGGGTTCAAGGGACCTAAAGGAGAGATTGTAAGTCAAGATACAAGAACTTTAATTTTCCATCTATATGACGCACAATCATTGTGTTGATGCTGTAAAGCACTTAAACTATTAGTTAGATCATGTTCTTTTTTGTCCTCGGAGTACTTCTGCAATCTTTGTGCTGTTTCAACCATTCACATATGAAAACATTCAGCTCTTTTTTACCATGTAATTTCTACCATAACAGGTTTTAATTCctaatattaaatatgacaaagtttgaaacacttttaaacacatttattgagcTTTAAACctacaaaatgttattaaagcaccattttaaaagtagaaatgttCTTATAATACATCTGAATATGTACTGATCAGACTGTGTCTAATGTGCTATTATTCTTCGATGTAtgcattttctgctaatatatttttaattatttgctctcttcaacaacattttctgcttcagcTCAGTTTTTTCAGCAGATCAACATTTAAATAAGAGACATATTCCTTCTAGTTAATAAAGTCcatgttatgtatttttttatcagGGCAAAATTGGTCCCAAAGGAGCAGTGGGTGGAGCAGGACCCAAAGGGGAGCCTGTAAGTTCACATTAGGAGAAACTGAATGTGTGATGCACATTTAGATATCTGAGGGTcatatctgatgatttttaCAGGGTATACCTGGACGAGATGGGAAAGATGGAACGCCGGGGTTAGATGGAGAGAAGGTGAGCTGGACCTCCTCATCCGGGAATATTCTTCTGCATAAGCCGAGACCTGAGAGGTCAgaaggtttttctttctgctcacaGGGTGATCCTGGACGCCATGGAGTAGTTGGAGAGAAAGGACCAAATGGACTTCCTGTAAATACATAATCAATTCATTATTCTCTGATTTATCACTTTATTCTCCATTCAGCGCCAGAGTTTGGTCGATTAAAATGTGCTGATATACTTTACAGCAGGACTCAATTTTTTGCTcacttgaaataatatttactaAAATGTGGCAAGGAGAAGTTGTAAGTTGCATTCAATGATGTCTTTAAGAATCATCCTAAAGGCATTGTTATATGCAACTTGTAATTTCTAGTTAAACTACTAGAATGTATAATTTTTGTGGCATTTCTGAGAACCAGAGTTCTTGATGGATTAGAAACTGCTTTAAGTTTTAATATCCTCTCTTTTCTTCTCAAGGGTTTGCCTGGAAAAGTTGGAGCTAAGGGGTCAAAAGGACAAATCGTGAGTATTTTGACAAGAAAACTGTCAGAACCTCAAGTTCAGAGGTTTGAAGAAGAGATGTTTATCCTCACTACTTTTTATCCCAGGGTGATCCAGGGAAGAATGGGGAGCAAGGACCCTCTGGCGAGCCAGGTATTCCTGTATGTATCTGATGGGATTGTTTGGGAGGGTCATCAACGCTCCACAGAGTCACATGACCTCTAGATGCGCACTGTCAGGCATCTTCTAACTTGTCCACAACCTGTTCTCTTCAGGGTGAAATTGGCGTTCCAGGAAACAGGGGGATAGAAGGTCCCAGAGGAGTGGCTGTAAGTTAAATACTCACTATAAACTGCTGACCAGCCAGATAGTAACACGATGAATTAATTCATCAAGACAACCATGAGACtaaactgttaaatattttccaacatgttaaaataaactGATCTCTACTCCAGTTTGCATGTCTGAGTGCTTGATAAGTGCAGATAATGGAAATAATATGAAGCACCAATGTTCAAATATCAGATCAACAATAAACAGTTGGCTTCTGCAGGTATTTACATGCTgcaaaagcaatttaaaaaaattacaaatgtaccCGAGTAGAGTTAGTTAGAAATGGAGGAATACATGCAGGgaccagaaaagaaaatcacaactTAGTAAGGCTTACACAGAAAAGCTTTTGTCTCAAGTTAGTcttcaggaaacaaaaaaaaaaaaaaacatacaacatgCTGTGCCTGCATAACAAATCTTTCACAGCGATGGCATCAGTTTGCTTAATTCCTGTTCTCTGAATTGAAATAGCCTCATAAATAGTCTAGCAGGATCACATGATTATGTCTCTTCCTAACAGGGAGGTATCGGACCAGTAGGCAATTCTGGGCCTCTGGGAGTAAAAGGCTTCCAGGTCAGCAACGTGGAATCACAaattatcatgtttttttaaagttattaataTGTTATGGTGAAGTTACTgattctctgtgtgtgtgtgaaatctGCTGCAGGGAGTCAAAGGAGCCTTGGGCGACCCAGGCCTTCCAGGGCCAACAGGACTCCGTGGGGAGTTTGGTGACAGAGTGAGTTCCTGGAGTAAAATGGGTCCAACTAAGCCTTGAATATGGATAGTTTAAGAATCATCCTAAAGGAGGTTCTTTTAACAGattgtttgaaattatttaaatgaacacaaacactACATAGAAGTCTGTGATCATATGAGGTAGTAACCAGGTCGTTCATCCTGATCAGTTAAAAGTCAGGCTGCAGTCAGGAGAACGTAGAGACACAAGGAGGCCTCCTGTTCAGAACCTGAAGACAGAACAAAGCCGCCCTTTATGTCCGTCCAGGTTCCCCTCAACCAGCCCACCTCGCTCCCCTCCCACTCTCGCAGCAACAAATTCTCTACATGTCTCTTATATATTGACTCCGTCTCTATTTCCCACCTCTTTAGGGTCCAGTTGGAGCTTCTGGAGCAAAGGGAGACATAGTAGGTCACCCAAAACCGTCTCTGattgtcatgttacaatgttTCTCTTGAGTGTTTTCTCTCCAGCTCTCAACAAACAATAGAACATGATATTGTTCTTCCATGTTAATGAACATATGATGCTTTAAACAG
It encodes the following:
- the col9a3 gene encoding collagen alpha-3(IX) chain isoform X1 — translated: MTVFSALWVLFLCQLLWSSSAQRTGPRGTQGPPGQPGRDGTDGKPGPPGLPGKAGPKGKAGIPGGPGKSGLPGLPGIDGLTGPDGPAGRDGPPGEAGEAGPPGPPGPPGRGRPGAPGLPGTNGLPGGVGPQGAAGPEGLPGLPGPSGPDGPPGLPGSLQDLNGDLLCPAICPPGPPGPPGMPGFKGHTGHKGDKGEPGKNGEKGDSGPPGQPGVPGTVGLQGPRGLRGLQGSMGSAGDRGFPGFRGKPGIAGIIGKTGDVGEKGPQGFKGPKGEIGKIGPKGAVGGAGPKGEPGIPGRDGKDGTPGLDGEKGDPGRHGVVGEKGPNGLPGLPGKVGAKGSKGQIGDPGKNGEQGPSGEPGIPGEIGVPGNRGIEGPRGVAGGIGPVGNSGPLGVKGFQGVKGALGDPGLPGPTGLRGEFGDRGPVGASGAKGDIGVAGSDGLPGENGEPGPFGPVGQKGESGKRGELGPKGVTGPQGEIGARGPPGKPGLMGFQGEQGLPGIAGKTGVPGKLASEQHIRELCGSMIDDQIAQLAANLRRPLAPGTVGRPGPAGPPGKQGVAGSVGHPGTRGPPGYRGLPGELGDPGPRGDVGEAGDKGPVGKAIDGPPGDQGHQGLPGVRGIVKDGRDGSPGDPGEPGESGRAGRTGHQGPPGICDTTACQGTSPAGKSSNPKNN
- the col9a3 gene encoding collagen alpha-3(IX) chain isoform X2 — translated: MVLLAETDPRGKQVKLDLRGHLDLLGRPGAPGLPGTNGLPGGVGPQGAAGPEGLPGLPGPSGPDGPPGLPGSLQDLNGDLLCPAICPPGPPGPPGMPGFKGHTGHKGDKGEPGKNGEKGDSGPPGQPGVPGTVGLQGPRGLRGLQGSMGSAGDRGFPGFRGKPGIAGIIGKTGDVGEKGPQGFKGPKGEIGKIGPKGAVGGAGPKGEPGIPGRDGKDGTPGLDGEKGDPGRHGVVGEKGPNGLPGLPGKVGAKGSKGQIGDPGKNGEQGPSGEPGIPGEIGVPGNRGIEGPRGVAGGIGPVGNSGPLGVKGFQGVKGALGDPGLPGPTGLRGEFGDRGPVGASGAKGDIGVAGSDGLPGENGEPGPFGPVGQKGESGKRGELGPKGVTGPQGEIGARGPPGKPGLMGFQGEQGLPGIAGKTGVPGKLASEQHIRELCGSMIDDQIAQLAANLRRPLAPGTVGRPGPAGPPGKQGVAGSVGHPGTRGPPGYRGLPGELGDPGPRGDVGEAGDKGPVGKAIDGPPGDQGHQGLPGVRGIVKDGRDGSPGDPGEPGESGRAGRTGHQGPPGICDTTACQGTSPAGKSSNPKNN